A part of Aegilops tauschii subsp. strangulata cultivar AL8/78 chromosome 2, Aet v6.0, whole genome shotgun sequence genomic DNA contains:
- the LOC109778755 gene encoding protein FAR1-RELATED SEQUENCE 5-like: MNVDGAQWVVTEYFDKHNHELIKKFDMVKFLTAHRGFTPLEKKFTKLLHDCNVGPSRMVQILSLIHSKKGSLSSMPYIPADVTNLKAKYRRESKLADIEATIAYFDEKAKEDQDFFYRIRLDDEDRVRNMYWVDGAARRAYKHFRDCISFDATYLTNMYKMPCAPFIGINNHNQSLQFGCGLVRNEDTDGYTWLFKTFLECMGGLAPMNIITYQDFSMRAGIEEVFPLAVHRHCRWHIIKKAEDTLGPFFADRPELHKAFELCVDHSLTVEEFERSWMAMIETYQVQDHETLASLWEKRMYWVPAYFCSASSRFCRLHSVVRGSMLF; the protein is encoded by the coding sequence ATGAACGTAGATGGAGCACAGTGGGTGGTCACTGAATATTTTGACAAGCACAACCACGAGCTAATAAAGAAGTTTGACATGGTAAAATTTCTGACCGCCCACAGAGGATTCACCCCCCTCGAGAAGAAATTCACAAAGCTACTACATGATTGTAACGTCGGTCCATCAAGAATGGTGCAGATACTCTCCCTCATCCACAGCAAAAAGGGGTCTCTGAGTAGCATGCCCTACATACCAGCAGACGTCACAAACCTAAAGGCAAAGTACCGTAGAGAAAGCAAGTTGGCTGACATAGAAGCCACGATAGCCTACTTCGATGAGAAAGCGAAAGAAGATCAAGATTTTTTCTACAGGATAAGATTGGACGATGAGGACCGTGTCAGGAACATGTATTGGGTGGATGGTGCTGCAAGAAGAGCCTACAAACATTTCCGAGACTGCATTTCATTCGACGCGACATATCTCACTAATATGTACAAGATGCCATGCGCTCCATTCATAGGAATAAATAACCACAATCAGTCATTGCAGTTCGGATGCGGGCTCGTTCGGAACGAAGACACGGATGGGTACACTTGGTTGTTCAAGACCTTCTTGGAGTGCATGGGTGGACTTGCTCCGATGAACATAATAACATACCAGGATTTTAGCATGCGTGCAGGCATAGAGGAGGTCTTTCCGTTGGCAGTGCACAGGCACTGCAGGTGGCACATTATAAAGAAGGCTGAGGATACGCTAGGACCGTTCTTTGCTGACCGTCCAGAGCTGCACAAGGCATTTGAGCTGTGCGTGGACCACAGCTTGACGGTGGAGGAGTTTGAAAGGAGCTGGATGGCTATGATTGAAACATACCAAGTCCAAGACCACGAGACGCTTGCTAGCTTGTGGGAGAAGCGAATGTACTGGGTGCCGGCCTACTTCTGCAGTGCTTCTTCCCGTTTCTGCAGACTACACAGCGTAGTGAGGGGTTCAATGCTGTTTTGA
- the LOC109778758 gene encoding probable tetraacyldisaccharide 4'-kinase, mitochondrial → MATEKARQLLARLAATPDAAVPNLPFLHRALLLPLLSAASAASALLRLPVILSSSPLRSRRTLPVPVISVGNLTWGGNGKTPMVDFLARRFHAMGVSPLILTRGYAGGDESKMLRRRLADTSTKIGVGANRAAVGSSMLQKYGHVDPCDAFCREKLACNRVASGKSAKIGVAILDDGMQHRSLLRDVEIVMVNGLTPWGNTHFIPRGPMREPLSALTRADIVVIHHADLACEAQLETIARTVQDSGTTCSVFFSKLAPSHIFEVHQPLQRLSLNVLDGMIVLCVSAIGCPDAFIHTVREIGPLNVDRLDFSDHHFFNDYDLELIQERVRQLVDQHNKQTVVLVTEKDYDRDPDFLRMLGLKVWVLSSSLQIMPLKEQGEDELLRKLKDIITATRHVVQP, encoded by the exons ATGGCGACGGAGAAGGCGCGGCAGCTCCTGGCCCGCCTCGCCGCCACCCCGGACGCCGCCGTTCCTAACCTCCCCTTCCTCCACCGCGcactcctcctccctctcctctccgcTGCCTccgctgcctccgccctcctccgcCTCCCCGTCATCCTCTCCTCCTCTCCGCTACGCTCGCGACGGACCCTACCGGTCCCCGTCATCAGCGTAGGGAACCTCACCTGGGGCGGCAACGGAAAGACACCCATGGTCGACTTCCTGGCCCGCAGGTTTCACGCCATGGGCGTCTCGCCACTCATCCTAACAAGG GGTTATGCGGGTGGCGATGAATCTAAGATGCTTCGGAGGCGCCTTGCTGATACTTCCACCAAGATTGGTGTTGGCGCAAACCGGGCTGCTGTGGGTTCTTCCATGTTGCAAAAGTATGGCCATGTCGATCCTTGTGATGCCTTCTGCCGGGAGAAGTTAGCGTGCAACCGGGTGGCAAGCGGTAAAAGTGCGAAAATTGGAGTCGCTATACTGGACGACGGAATGCAG CACCGGAGCCTGCTTCGAGATGTGGAGATTGTGATGGTCAATGGGTTGACACCTTGGGGAAATACCCATTTCATTCCACGAGGACCCATGAGGGAACCGTTGAGCGCACTTACTCGAGCTGATATAGTGGTTATTCATCATGCGGATCTG GCTTGTGAAGCACAGCTGGAAACAATTGCACGTACAGTCCAGGATAGTGGCACAACATGTTCAGTGTTCTTTAGTAAATTGGCCCCATCACATATTTTTGAGGTTCATCAACCATTACAGAGACTATCTCTTAATGTGTTGGATGGCATGATTGTGCTATGTGTTTCTGCGATTGGCTGCCCAGATGCTTTCATACATACAGTCAGAGAG ATTGGTCCACTTAATGTTGATAGGTTGGATTTCAGTGATCATCATTTCTTCAATGATTAT GACCTAGAATTAATTCAAGAAAGAGTGAGGCAGCTTGTCGATCAACATAACAAACAGACCGTAGTCTTAGTTACTGAGAAG GATTACGACCGTGATCCAGATTTCCTTAGAATGTTGGGCCTGAAGGTTTGGGTTCTGTCTTCTTCTTTGCAAATTATGCCCCTCAAGGAACAAGGAGAAGATGAATTGCTGAGGAAATTAAAAGACATTATCACAGCAACTAGGCATGTGGTCCAGCCATGA